From a single Leishmania major strain Friedlin complete genome, chromosome 27 genomic region:
- a CDS encoding conserved hypothetical protein (previous protein_id=AAZ09975.1), with the protein MGLVDAYDRAATTEIANESLKDVRPDIVHQCLLALFDSDLAYQHRLRVYMSLFVRQGKVIEVSPALRPPRTYARFRGLMSALLRDGRICSTDGQVLMRLMPGSVAPIIPHGAEVVGLTNSLSSPVVTATQLAQQAVAAPVDDSLQGGIKHVTAFYCISCTDDCNLDGIDYITKSVCLSAYPMTAHVQCARVCEGHTRVEPASSVSGSAAGMGVGGGQAKTDRCSAPEPPKRRGEVFPANQAEDNKL; encoded by the coding sequence ATGGGTCTTGTAGACGCCTACGACAGGGCGGCGACGACCGAGATCGCCAACGAGTCCCTGAAAGACGTGCGGCCCGACATTGTTCATCAGTGTCTCCTGGCCCTCTTCGACTCCGACCTCGCCTACCAGCACCGGCTGCGCGTGTACATGAGTCTCTTCGTGCGGCAAGGAAAGGTGATCGAGGTGTCGCCGGCgttgcggccgccgcgcacgtACGCGCGTTTCCGCGGTCTCATGTCTGCCCTGCTCCGTGATGGACGTATCTGCTCGACGGATGGGCAGGTGCTGATGCGGCTGATGCCGGGTTCCGTGGCACCCATCATTCCCCATGGCGCAGAGGTGGTGGGGCTCACGAACAGCCTCTCTTCTCCCGTCGTTacggcgacgcagctggcACAACAGGCTGTCGCGGCACCGGTGGACGACTCTCTGCAGGGCGGAATCAAGCACGTGACAGCCTTCTACTGCATCTCGTGCACGGACGACTGCAACCTGGACGGCATCGACTACATCACCAAATCAGTGTGCCTCTCCGCATATCCGATGACAGCGCACGTGCAATGCGCACGGGTGTGCGagggacacacacgcgtggaGCCGGCTagcagcgtcagcggtaGTGCCGCGGGCATGGGGGTAGGCGGTGGGCAAGCGAAGACGGACCGCTGCAGTGCACCAGAGCCGCCAAAAAGGCGTGGCGAAGTGTTTCCTGCCAACCAGGCTGAGGACAACAAGCTGTGA